The Prunus persica cultivar Lovell chromosome G8, Prunus_persica_NCBIv2, whole genome shotgun sequence genome includes a region encoding these proteins:
- the LOC109946291 gene encoding dnaJ homolog subfamily C member 5-like, whose amino-acid sequence MSTPEPPTGVQVGWGILACFCGLIGLCGYCLTCCCCCCCCADKAKLKAELEKVEEQIEAEKLANGKQQDEANEVPKDDEAPKINEISKGTDESHT is encoded by the exons ATGAGTACTCCAGAACCTCCCACAGGGGTCCAAGTTGGTTGGGGCATACTAGCTTGTTTCTGCGGCCTTATTGGATTATG tGGTTATTGCCTCACAtgttgctgctgttgttgctgctgcgcTGACAAAGCTAAACTTAAAGCTGAGCTAGAGAAGGTTGAAGAACAGATCGAGGCTGAAAAATTGGCCAACGGTAAACAACAGGACGAGGCTAATGAAGTGCCGAAGGATGATGAAGCGCCGAAGATTAATGAAATTTCGAAGGGAACTGACGAAAGTCATACATAA
- the LOC18768720 gene encoding uncharacterized protein At4g02000, producing the protein MEEFGEAKISRVRDNIFAITVQDESMAEKILERGPWSVMRNCFSVKRWPGQLAIKETDTEMVPFWVQARGIPLNLYMKENAEKIGGKIGKLLEYENPNMTRGFVRIRVQINTTKPLPPGFWLTRRDGSESWVEVQYERLSDFCYNCGWIGHCNTECSYERQESGAAGYGVWT; encoded by the coding sequence ATGGAAGAGTTTGGGGAAGCCAAAATTTCCCGGGTTAGAGACAATATCTTTGCCATAACGGTGCAAGATGAGAGTATGGCAGAGAAGATCCTCGAAAGGGGACCATGGTCTGTCATGAGAAATTGCTTCTCGGTGAAGAGGTGGCCTGGTCAGCTAGCGATTAAGGAGACTGACACAGAAATGGTGCCGTTCTGGGTACAAGCCCGAGGCATACCACTGAATCTCTACATGAAGGAAAATGCTGAGAAGATAGGGGGGAAAATAGGGAAGTTGCTGGAATACGAAAACCCCAACATGACAAGGGGATTTGTGAGAATAAGGGTACAAATAAACACAACTAAACCGCTTCCCCCTGGGTTCTGGCTCACAAGACGTGATGGATCGGAATCTTGGGTTGAGGTCCAGTACGAGAGACTCTCGGATTTCTGCTATAACTGTGGGTGGATAGGTCATTGCAATACCGAGTGCTCCTACGAGAGACAGGAATCAGGAGCCGCTGGGTATGGTGTGTGGACGTGA
- the LOC109950789 gene encoding integumentary mucin C.1-like, translated as MAIITTTPATTTVIVTTASTTTTTSIVIATIVVVTATATTTTTTAAATPIVATPTTTTNIAVTHSPTYTTPSTPTVTTTVAAIAIDTTITNPYRHHHHLTWSFPPLSPPPFITLPFIS; from the coding sequence ATGGCtatcatcaccaccaccccTGCCACTACCACTGTCATCGTCACCACTGcatcaaccaccaccaccacctccataGTCATCGCCACCATTGTCGTTGTCACtgccaccgccaccaccaccaccaccaccgccgcCGCCACTCCCATCGTTGCCACCCCCACCACTACAACCAACATCGCTGTCACTCATAGCCCCACCTACACCACCCCTAGCACCCCCACTGTCACCACCACCGTCGCCGCCATAGCCATCGACACCACCATTACCAACCCCTAccgtcaccaccaccacttgaCATGGTCATTTCCACCACTCTCCCCACCACCGTTCATAACTCTACCATTCATATCATAA
- the LOC18768248 gene encoding uncharacterized protein LOC18768248, with the protein MPVLVHPCKSFSFPDSSLQLNNLNIPNRALASIPKYSIAKRPSYSSFSTIGLSKRLKISRNLPIWGSKRIAFCSRSDVYDVFSSTHLANKSEGDVVEENEELELLDKPSPMPINNGSVSEVDKDSEKLDNDSEKLHKDEALAPFLKFFTPRDSADGDGVEEKGGEIGVFEEKSELDDENEEDEKVNVEYYEPKPGDFVIGVVVSGNENKLDVNVGADLLGTMLTKEVLPLYDKEMDYLLCDTDYDAEKFMVRGKMGIVKTEAVDGGAIPGRPVVETGTVLFAEVLGRTLSGRPLLSTRRLFRRIAWHRVRQIKQLNEPIEVTITEWNTGGLLTRIEGLRAFLPKAELLSKVNNFTELKENVGCQMHVQITRMDEAKNDLVLSEKEAWEMLHLKEGTLLEGTIKKLFPYGAQVRIGETNRSGLLHISNMTRGRITSVSDILKVNEKIKVLVVKSMFPDKISLSTAELESEPGLFLLNREQVLSEAEMMAKKYRQKLPAVPGNRKSESPQSDALPFDKLSMYANWKWFKFEKE; encoded by the exons atgcCAGTCCTTGTTCACCCCTGTAAGTCTTTCTCCTTCCCCGACTCATCTCTGCAGCTTAACAATTTGAACATACCAAACAGAGCGCTTGCAAGCATCCCCAAATACTCAATTGCAAAGCGTCCAAGTTATAGCTCATTTTCCACTATTGGGTTGTCTAAAAGACTGAAAATTTCTAGGAATTTACCCATTTGGGGAAGCAAGCGCATTGCTTTTTGCTCTAGGAGTGATGTATATGACGTTTTTTCGAGTACCCATTTGGCCAATAAGTCCGAAGGAGATGTAGTTGAAGAGAATGAAGAGCTTGAGTTGCTAGATAAGCCTTCCCCTATGCCTATTAATAATGGGTCTGTTTCAGAAGTAGATAAGGATTCTGAAAAACTTGATAATGATTCTGAGAAGCTTCATAAAGACGAGGCCTTAGCGCCTTTCTTGAAGTTTTTCACGCCAAGAGATTCTGCAGATGGAGATGGGGTAGAAGAAAAGGGAGGTGAGATAGGAGTTTTTGAGGAAAAAAGTGAATTGGATGATGAAAATGAGGAAGATGAGAAGGTTAATGTTGAGTACTATGAACCAAAACCGGGTGATTTTGTGATTGGCGTTGTTGTTTCGGGCAATGAAAATAAACTTGACGTGAATGTAGGAGCAGACTTATTAGGTACAATGTTGACTAAGGAGGTGCTGCCTTTGTATGACAAAGAGATGGACTACTTGTTATGTGATACGGATTATGATGCTGAAAAATTTATGGTTAGAGGGAAGATGGGAATTGTGAAAACTGAAGCTGTGGATGGGGGAGCAATTCCAGGGAGGCCTGTTGTTGAAACTGGAACTGTTTTGTTTGCTGAGGTTCTTGGAAGAACGCTTAGTGGTAGGCCTTTGCTTTCAACTAGACGACTCTTCCGGCGAATTGCTTGGCATCGAGTGAGGCAG ATAAAACAACTGAATGAACCTATTGAAGTTACAATTACAGAATGGAATACCGGAGGCCTTCTTACAAGAATTGAG GGTCTGCGAGCTTTCCTCCCAAAAGCTGAGTTATTGAGTAAAGTGAACAACTTCACTGAACTCAAAGAGAAT GTGGGATGCCAGATGCATGTGCAGATTACTCGCATGGATGAAGCTAAGAATGACTTAGTATTGAGTGAGAAAGAAGCTTGG GAAATGTTACACCTTAAAGAAGGAACACTTTTAGAAGGAACaattaagaaactttttcCATATGGAGCCCAAGTGAGGATAGGCGAAACTAACAGGAG TGGCTTGCTGCACATATCAAACATGACTCGTGGTCGAATTACCTCTGTCAGTGACATACTTAAGGTTAATGAGAAGATCAAAGTTCTGGTTGTGAAGTCAATGTTTCCTGACAAAATATCTCTCAG CACTGCTGAACTTGAAAGTGAACCTGGCCTCTTTTTATTAAACAGAGAG CAAGTACTTTCAGAGGCTGAAATGATGGCAAAGAAGTACAGGCAAAAGCTGCCTGCTGTTCCCGGCAATCGTAAGTCAGAATCCCCTCAAAGCGATGCTCTACCTTTTGATAAATTAAGCATGTATGCAAATTGGAAGtggttcaaatttgaaaaggaGTAA